Part of the Thermococcus sp. 18S1 genome, ACCCGGGCAGGGGAACCTCCGGAAGGGGAAGCATCTCGATGGTGGTTGCCACGAACGCGCCCCTGACAGCGAGGCAGCTGAGAAGGCTGGGGAAGAGGGCGGTTGTCGGGCTCGCGAGAACCGGGGGCTACGCCTACCACGGGAGCGGCGACGTGGTTCTGGCGTTCTCCACCGCCCAGACCGTCCCGCTGGATAAGGAGGCCCACCTGCTCAGCTTCCTTCCCGACAACGCTCTGAGCCCGCTCTTTAGGGCAGCCGCCGAAGCCACCGAGGAGGCTGTAATCAACGCGCTCCTGCAGGCCAGAACCGTCGAGGGAAACGGACACGTGAGGTATGCCCTTCCGGTTGATAGGCTCCTAGAAATCATGGAAAGATACGGGAGGATTGAGAGGGCTTAAACCCGTATCTCCTCGTATTTCTTCTTCATCAGAATTGCATCGCCCTCGATGTTCGGGCTCTCGCTTATGACCACGCCCTTGACCCTGAACTCCTTGAGAACTCTCAGCAGGTCTTCCCAGTTCATGTCGCTCTCCTGGAGGTTCAGATGGTTCCTCTCGCCCTTCGAGGTGTAGTTTATGCCGCTTATGTGGATGTGCATGTTGTCCAGGGCTTCCCTGCCGAGCCTGTCCTCCATAAAGCTCAGCATCTCGCGCCACTCCTCGGCGGTGTTGAACTTTCCGACGTTTCTGGCGTGGCAGTGGGCGAAGTCTATCGTTGGCAGAACCATCTCAATCTCTTCGCTGAGCTTCACGATCTCCCTCAGGTCTCCGAACTGGGTCGGCTTGCCGGTCAGCTCGGGCCTTACCCACACCTCGATGCCCCGGTCCTGGAGGTTCTTTACGATATCCTTGATCTCCCCCCGTATTTTCTCGTAAACCTTTCCAGGGTCCTGCTTGAGGTAGTAGCCGGCGTGGA contains:
- a CDS encoding deoxyribonuclease IV encodes the protein MFKVDRLRFGTAGIPISTPKRSTIDGIAHVRNLGLDAMELEFVRGVNLKPELAKKIKYVARKHDILLTAHAPYYINLNAAEKSKVEASKKRIIQSAERLHDAGGWSVVFHAGYYLKQDPGKVYEKIRGEIKDIVKNLQDRGIEVWVRPELTGKPTQFGDLREIVKLSEEIEMVLPTIDFAHCHARNVGKFNTAEEWREMLSFMEDRLGREALDNMHIHISGINYTSKGERNHLNLQESDMNWEDLLRVLKEFRVKGVVISESPNIEGDAILMKKKYEEIRV